One genomic segment of Bacteroides caccae includes these proteins:
- a CDS encoding glycosyltransferase: MIKICFYCDSIFSVGGVQRILAVIAGAISAKHEVTILTLDKPEQEDLNMYELGQRNIRFRHISLPPIGKWEYLPCKTYSYLYKKRIIPQIPITSQWYGYSSFPHTQRKVLIGELNNENYDIIVGVHAFLSLQLASIRHRLKARRVVGWMHTSFNAFFNTPGFYLYEQKNQFRHEMTKLDGIIVLTNYDRGLYERELNLFPIAIYNPLSLTPEGEGSPAYKRFLSVGRMSHLTKGFDILIEAFAIFARDNKEWTLEIVGEGPEKPALLKQIAHHKLENRVTISPFTRQIQKHYASASVYILSSRWEGFGLVLAEAMSHSLPVIASDLPFVKELLKEKDNHFMFSNGNIEELAEAMTKITELPSERLIQMGKVSLEIAESIKLPAIIKQWESYLEYLIKEKTK; encoded by the coding sequence ATGATAAAGATATGCTTCTATTGTGACTCTATATTCAGTGTTGGAGGAGTACAGCGTATTTTGGCAGTGATAGCCGGAGCAATCTCTGCCAAACACGAAGTGACAATACTGACCCTGGACAAACCGGAACAAGAAGATCTCAATATGTATGAACTGGGACAAAGGAATATTCGTTTCCGCCACATCAGCCTCCCCCCTATCGGAAAATGGGAATATTTGCCCTGCAAAACATACAGTTATTTATACAAAAAAAGAATCATACCACAAATCCCTATCACCTCACAATGGTATGGATATAGCTCATTCCCACACACACAACGGAAAGTTCTCATCGGTGAATTAAACAACGAGAACTACGACATAATCGTTGGAGTGCACGCTTTTCTGTCACTCCAACTGGCCAGTATCCGCCACCGGCTGAAAGCCCGCCGGGTAGTAGGCTGGATGCACACCTCTTTTAACGCTTTCTTTAACACTCCGGGGTTCTATCTATATGAGCAGAAAAATCAGTTCCGACATGAAATGACGAAACTGGACGGAATCATCGTGCTCACCAATTACGACCGCGGACTGTACGAACGAGAGCTGAACCTCTTTCCTATCGCCATATACAACCCCCTTTCGTTGACACCGGAGGGAGAAGGAAGTCCGGCATACAAACGTTTCCTCTCGGTAGGAAGGATGTCACATCTGACAAAAGGTTTTGACATCCTTATTGAAGCGTTTGCTATCTTTGCACGTGACAACAAGGAATGGACACTGGAAATTGTCGGTGAAGGCCCTGAGAAACCTGCATTACTGAAACAAATAGCCCACCACAAGCTGGAAAACAGGGTAACAATTTCTCCCTTCACCCGACAAATACAAAAACATTATGCCTCGGCAAGCGTATATATACTGAGTTCACGGTGGGAAGGATTCGGGCTCGTCCTGGCAGAAGCCATGAGCCACAGCCTCCCTGTCATAGCCTCCGACCTTCCCTTTGTAAAAGAACTCCTCAAGGAGAAAGACAACCACTTCATGTTTTCAAACGGAAACATAGAAGAACTGGCGGAAGCCATGACTAAAATAACGGAACTTCCCTCGGAACGGTTAATCCAAATGGGAAAAGTATCATTAGAGATAGCCGAATCAATAAAACTGCCCGCCATTATCAAACAGTGGGAAAGTTATCTGGAGTACCTAATTAAAGAAAAAACAAAGTGA
- a CDS encoding lipopolysaccharide biosynthesis protein, producing MTNNIKQQLFSGVFYTAIAKYSGIIISLVVAGILARLLSPDDFGIVAIATVIISFFAIFTDMGLSPAIIQNKALTQDDLTNIYSFTFWTGIAVALLFFIASWPISAYYDSPILRTLCQLLSINLFFASVNIVPGALFYKNKEFKFIAIRSFVIQITAGTGAVIAALSGAGLYALLITPIVSSILIYIISFHRYPQHLRMTLGLSSIRKIFSYSVYQFLFNVICYFSRNLDKLLIGKHMGMSDLGYYEKSYRLMMLPLQNITQVVTPVMHPIFSDFQDDKMKLATSYERIIRFLAFIGLPLSVLLFFTAEEVTLIIFGNQWLPSVAVFRILALSVGIQIILSSSGSIFQAAGDTRSLFICGLFSSTLNVAGIVLGIFYFGTLTAIAGCIVTTFTINFVQCYWQMYRVTFRRNLRPFVRQLISPLAVSGLMVLALIPVQYAMEGMNIFVTIIAKGIVSFIIFGGYIQATHEFDIIGKVRGMTRKGK from the coding sequence GTGACGAACAATATTAAACAGCAACTTTTTTCGGGAGTATTCTATACAGCCATAGCCAAATACAGCGGAATCATTATCTCACTGGTTGTGGCCGGTATTCTGGCACGACTGCTTTCGCCGGATGATTTCGGAATAGTGGCCATTGCTACGGTCATCATTTCTTTTTTCGCCATTTTCACAGATATGGGACTGTCTCCCGCCATTATACAGAACAAGGCTCTCACCCAAGACGACCTGACCAACATCTACTCGTTCACGTTTTGGACAGGCATAGCGGTCGCCCTGCTCTTTTTTATAGCCTCATGGCCCATTTCCGCCTATTACGACAGCCCTATATTACGCACTCTTTGCCAGTTGTTATCTATCAACCTGTTCTTTGCATCGGTCAATATCGTGCCGGGAGCCTTGTTTTACAAAAACAAGGAGTTCAAATTCATTGCTATCCGCAGCTTTGTCATTCAAATCACCGCCGGCACCGGAGCTGTCATTGCCGCATTGAGCGGAGCGGGACTGTATGCTTTACTCATCACCCCGATCGTGTCGAGCATATTGATTTATATTATCTCATTCCACCGCTATCCCCAACATCTACGCATGACGTTAGGGCTATCATCCATTCGGAAGATCTTCTCTTATTCCGTCTACCAGTTTCTATTCAATGTCATCTGTTATTTCAGCAGGAATTTAGACAAACTGCTGATCGGCAAACATATGGGAATGTCCGACCTCGGATATTACGAGAAGTCCTACCGCCTCATGATGCTTCCCTTGCAGAATATCACACAAGTGGTCACTCCGGTGATGCACCCTATCTTCAGTGATTTTCAGGATGACAAGATGAAACTGGCAACGTCCTACGAACGGATCATCCGCTTCCTCGCCTTCATCGGACTGCCGCTCAGCGTGTTGCTCTTTTTCACTGCGGAAGAAGTGACACTCATTATTTTCGGTAATCAGTGGTTACCCTCCGTAGCTGTATTCCGGATACTGGCGCTTTCGGTAGGAATTCAGATCATATTGTCCTCATCGGGTTCTATCTTTCAGGCAGCAGGTGACACACGGAGCCTTTTCATCTGCGGCCTGTTCTCGTCTACTCTCAATGTGGCGGGAATAGTGCTCGGAATTTTCTATTTCGGCACACTTACAGCAATAGCGGGTTGTATCGTAACGACGTTCACTATCAACTTCGTGCAATGTTATTGGCAGATGTACCGGGTGACTTTCCGGCGGAACCTCCGGCCGTTCGTACGTCAGCTTATTTCTCCGCTTGCTGTAAGCGGATTAATGGTGTTGGCCCTCATTCCCGTGCAGTACGCAATGGAGGGAATGAATATTTTTGTGACAATTATTGCTAAAGGTATTGTTAGTTTTATTATCTTTGGAGGATATATACAGGCTACGCACGAATTTGACATTATCGGAAAAGTGCGCGGCATGACGAGAAAAGGGAAATAA
- a CDS encoding glycosyltransferase family protein, which yields MNDSEDTSGSSITALIVFRENGDAGNLFVPVLCDAIRMTGVDVRCSTKEFWESDKTYDIIHFQWPEEVVGRMCDDPGIVRRLEERIAFFRSRGTHFVYTRHNVRPHYANEVIGRAYDIIESQSDVVVHMGRFSLEEFVGKHPDSRNAVILHHIYQYTYQEDISVERARQYLQLPQEAFIVTAFGEFRNCEEIRMVLGAFRSWNEKQKLLLAPRLYPFSRHNHYGGNFLKRWASKTGYYLLMSLLNRVMKLRAGANDELIDNCDLPYYMAASNVIFIQRKGQLNSVNIPLAFLFHKVVIGPDSGNIGELLRNTGNPVFRSDKKQDIIRALKEARHLSARGKGEANYAYAIRNMSINKVGKQYAELYEELADRHQFN from the coding sequence ATGAATGACAGTGAAGATACAAGCGGTTCGTCGATAACAGCGCTCATCGTCTTTAGAGAAAACGGAGATGCGGGCAATCTGTTCGTACCTGTATTGTGTGATGCTATCCGAATGACAGGTGTTGACGTGCGATGTTCCACAAAGGAATTCTGGGAGTCGGACAAGACCTATGACATCATCCATTTCCAATGGCCCGAAGAAGTGGTGGGCCGGATGTGCGACGACCCCGGCATCGTCCGCCGGCTGGAAGAACGAATCGCGTTCTTCCGTTCGCGAGGGACACATTTTGTCTATACCCGCCACAATGTGCGTCCCCATTACGCCAACGAAGTTATCGGCCGGGCATACGACATCATCGAATCGCAAAGTGACGTTGTGGTGCACATGGGGCGTTTCAGTCTGGAGGAGTTCGTCGGCAAACATCCCGACAGCCGGAATGCCGTCATCCTGCATCACATCTATCAGTATACTTACCAAGAGGACATCAGCGTAGAGCGTGCACGGCAATACCTGCAACTTCCACAAGAAGCATTTATCGTCACTGCTTTCGGGGAATTCCGAAACTGCGAAGAGATACGTATGGTGTTGGGAGCCTTCCGTTCGTGGAACGAAAAACAAAAGTTACTGTTAGCCCCCCGCCTCTACCCTTTCTCACGGCACAACCATTACGGCGGAAATTTCCTCAAGCGGTGGGCCTCAAAAACCGGATACTACCTGCTCATGTCCTTGCTCAACCGCGTGATGAAGCTACGCGCCGGTGCCAATGACGAACTAATCGACAATTGCGACCTGCCTTACTACATGGCCGCTTCAAATGTCATATTCATTCAACGAAAAGGACAACTCAACTCAGTCAATATCCCGCTTGCCTTCCTCTTTCATAAAGTCGTTATCGGGCCGGATTCCGGGAATATCGGCGAATTATTGAGAAATACGGGTAATCCGGTTTTCCGTTCCGATAAAAAACAGGACATAATCCGAGCACTGAAAGAGGCACGACATCTGTCTGCCCGGGGAAAAGGGGAAGCGAACTACGCGTATGCGATAAGAAACATGAGTATAAACAAAGTTGGGAAACAATACGCCGAACTCTACGAAGAATTGGCAGACAGGCATCAATTCAACTAA